From Vicinamibacterales bacterium, one genomic window encodes:
- the rfaE2 gene encoding D-glycero-beta-D-manno-heptose 1-phosphate adenylyltransferase — protein MVLSREHAVAWADRMRAGGKKVVFTNGCFDLLHPGHVRYLAGARAHGDSLIVGVNTDRSVRAIKGPTRPINDEQDRAEIVAALAAVDAVVIFDEDDPYAIISAIQPDILAKGADWAPDAIIGRDIVEARGGKVIRIALAPGFSTTGMIEKIRGVGQG, from the coding sequence ATGGTCCTCTCTCGCGAACACGCCGTCGCCTGGGCTGACAGGATGCGCGCCGGTGGCAAGAAGGTCGTCTTCACCAACGGCTGCTTCGACCTGCTGCACCCCGGCCACGTCCGCTATCTCGCCGGGGCGCGCGCGCACGGCGACTCGCTGATCGTCGGGGTGAACACGGATCGATCCGTCCGGGCCATCAAAGGCCCCACACGCCCCATCAACGACGAACAGGACCGCGCCGAGATCGTGGCCGCGCTCGCCGCGGTTGACGCCGTCGTCATCTTCGACGAGGACGACCCGTACGCGATCATCAGCGCGATCCAGCCCGACATCCTCGCCAAGGGCGCAGACTGGGCCCCCGACGCCATCATCGGCCGCGACATCGTCGAAGCCCGCGGCGGCAAGGTCATCCGAATCGCTCTCGCACCCGGCTTCTCGACGACAGGTATGATTGAGAAGATCAGAGGAGTCGGGCAGGGCTGA